A single genomic interval of Daucus carota subsp. sativus chromosome 1, DH1 v3.0, whole genome shotgun sequence harbors:
- the LOC135150696 gene encoding photosystem II protein D1, producing MTAILERRESESLWGRFCNWITSTENRLYIGWFGVLMIPTLLTATSVFIIAFIAAPPVDIDGIREPVSGSLLYGNNIISGAIIPTSAAIGLHFYPIWEAASVDEWLYNGGPYELIVLHFLLGVACYMGREWELSFRLGMRPWIAVAYSAPVAAATAVFLIYPIGQGSFSDGMPLGISGTFNFMIVFQAEHNILMHPFHMLGVAGVFGGSLFSAMHGSLVTSSLIRETTENESANEGYRFGQEEETYNIVAAHGYFGRLIFQYASFNNSRSLHFFLAAWPVVGIWFTALGISTMAFNLNGFNFNQSVVDSQGRVINTWADIINRANLGMEVMHERNAHNFPLDLAAVEAPSTNG from the coding sequence ATGACTGCTATTTTAGAGAGACGCGAAAGCGAAAGCCTATGGGGTCGCTTCTGTAACTGGATAACCAGCACCGAAAACCGTCTTTACATTGGATGGTTTGGTGTTTTGATGATCCCTACTTTATTGACCGCAACTTCTGTATTTATTATCGCCTTCATTGCTGCTCCTCCAGTAGATATTGATGGTATTCGTGAACCTGTTTCTGGATCTCTACTTTATGGCAACAATATTATTTCCGGTGCCATTATTCCGACTTCTGCAGCTATAGGTTTGCACTTTTATCCAATCTGGGAAGCGGCTTCTGTTGATGAATGGTTATACAACGGTGGTCCTTATGAATTAATCGTTCTACACTTTTTACTTGGTGTAGCTTGTTACATGGGTCGTGAGTGGGAGCTTAGTTTCCGTCTAGGTATGCGACCTTGGATTGCTGTTGCATATTCAGCTCCTGTTGCAGCTGCTACTGCTGTTTTCTTGATCTACCCAATCGGTCAaggaagcttttctgatggtaTGCCTCTAGGAATCTCTGGTACTTTCAACTTCATGATTGTATTCCAGGCTGAGCACAACATCCTTATGCACCCATTTCACATGTTAGGCGTAGCTGGTGTATTCGGCGGTTCCCTATTTAGTGCTATGCATGGTTCTTTGGTAACCTCTAGTTTGATCAGGGAAACCACAGAAAATGAATCTGCTAATGAAGGTTACAGGTTCGGGCAAGAAGAAGAAACTTATAATATCGTAGCCGCTCATGGTTATTTTGGCCGATTAATCTTCCAATATGCTAGTTTCAACAACTCTCGTTCTTTACACTTCTTCCTAGCTGCTTGGCCTGTAGTAGGTATCTGGTTTACTGCTTTAGGTATCAGCACTATGGCTTTCAACCTAAATGGTTTCAATTTCAACCAATCTGTAGTTGATAGTCAAGGCCGTGTAATTAATACTTGGGCTGATATCATTAACCGCGCTAACCTTGGTATGGAAGTTATGCACGAACGTAATGCTCATAACTTCCCTCTAGACTTAGCTGCTGTTGAAGC
- the LOC135150684 gene encoding maturase K, with amino-acid sequence MEEFQRYLKLNRSQQHYFLYPLIFQEYIYALAHDHGLNRNRSIFLENVGYNKFSLLIVKRAIERMYQYEQKHLILFDNDFNQNRFFGRNNNFSFQMISEGFAVIVEIPFYLRLLSSLEKKGIVKSNNLRSIHSIFPFLEDNFSHLIYVLEILIPYPAHLEILIQTLRYWVKDASSLHLLRFFLHEYRSWNTPNKASSFFSKRNQRFFFVLYNSHICEYESIFVFLRNQSSHLCSTSSGTLLERIYFYGKLEHLVLVEAFAKAFQANLWLFKDPFMHYVRYQGKSILASKGTPPLMKKWTYYFVNLWECRFYLWSQPGRICINQLYNNSLSLLGYISSAGLNPSMVRSQMLENAFIIDNPIKKFDTLVPIVPLIGSLAKARFCNVLGHPISKAVWTDLSDSDIIVRFGRICRNLSHFFSGSSQKKSLYRIKYILRLSCARTLARKHKSTVRAFLKRSGSGLLEEFFTAEEQVLYLTFPRASSTSHRLYRRRIWYLDIICINDLASHELNDSLV; translated from the coding sequence ATGGAGGAATTCCAAAGATATTTAAAGCTAAATAGATCTCAACAACACTACTTCTTATATCCACTTATCTTTCAGGAGTATATTTATGCACTTGCGCATGATCATGGTTTAAATAGAAATAGATCCATTTTTTTGGAAAATGTGGGTTATAATAAATTCAGTTTACTAATTGTGAAACGTGCAATTGAGCGAATGTATCAGTATGAGCAGAAGCATTTGATTCTTTTTGATAATGATTTTAACCAAAATAGATTTTTTGGACGCaacaataatttttcttttcaaatgaTATCAGAAGGATTTGCAGTCATTGTAGAAATTCCGTTTTATCTCCGATTATTATCTTCGCTAGAAAAGAAAGGAATAGTGAAATCTAATAATTTACGATCAATTCATTCAATATTCCCTTTTTTAGAGGACAATTTTTCACatttaatttatgtattagAGATACTAATACCCTACCCAGCCCATCTGGAAATATTGATTCAAACTCTGCGCTACTGGGTAAAAGACGCTTCTTCTTTACATTTATTACGATTCTTTCTCCATGAGTATCGTAGTTGGAATACGCCAAATAAAGCCAgttcttttttttcaaaaagaaatcaaaggttTTTCTTCGTCCTATATAATTCTCATATATGTGAATATGAATCCATCTTCGTCTTTCTTCGTAACCAATCTTCTCATTTATGTTCAACCTCTTCTGGAACCCTTCTTGAACGAATCTATTTCTATGGAAAACTAGAACATCTTGTACTTGTAGAAGCTTTTGCTAAGGCCTTTCAGGCCAATCTATGGTTGTTTAAGGATCCTTTCATGCATTATGTTAGGTATCAAGGAAAATCAATTCTCGCTTCAAAAGGGACACCCCCTTTGATGAAAAAATGGACATATTACTTTGTCAATTTATGGGAATGTCGTTTTTACCTATGGTCTCAGCCGGGACGGATCTGTATAAaccaattatataataattcccTATCTCTTCTGGGATATATATCAAGTGCGGGACTAAACCCTTCAATGGTCCGCAGTCAAATGTTAGAAAATGCATTTATAATTGATAATCCTATTAAAAAGTTCGATACTCTTGTTCCAATTGTTCCTCTGATTGGATCATTGGCTAAGGCGAGATTTTGTAACGTATTGGGGCACCCTATTAGTAAGGCGGTTTGGACTGATTTATCAGATTCTGATATTATTGTCCGATTTGGGCGTATATGCAGAAatctttctcatttttttagtGGATCCTCACAAAAAAAGAGTTTGTATCGAATAAAGTATATACTTCGGCTGTCTTGTGCTAGAACTTTGGCTCGTAAACATAAAAGTACTGTACGTGCTTTTTTGAAAAGATCGGGCTCGGGGTTATTGGAAGAATTCTTTACGGCGGAAGAGCAAGTCCTTTATTTGACCTTTCCAAGAGCTTCTTCCACTTCGCATAGGTTATATAGAAGGCGTATTTGGTATTTGGATATTATTTGTATCAATGATTTGGCCAGTCATGAATTGAATGATTCGTTAGTCTAA